TGATGCGCGGGTGCAGCTCGCCGAACTCGACCAGGGTCGACTTGCCCAGCCGCAGGGCGGCCGAGCGGCCGGGGTGCCACCAGTCCGACAGGCCGCCTTGGACCACCTGCAGCGAAGCCACGGGCGCGCCAAGGTCGTCCAGCAGGCTGAGGAGATCGGCCTTGAGTTCGAACAACGGATCGGCGGCCACGCCGTCCCAGCGCCGCGGCGGATGTGGCGCGACGACGGCGGCGATGCTGGTCACCTGGTCGGCCGGCTGGTCGCCCATGTAGAACGGGCCGATCTCGAACAAGGCCACGTCGGCGAAACCGCGCCGGGCGTTGCGTCCCGCCGCCTCGATCAGGTTGGGCAGGATCGAGGGCCGCATGCAGTCCAGGTCGGCGGCGATGGGGTTGGTCAACACCAGCGCATCGGCCCCGCCACCGAACAGGCGGGCGGTCTCGCGCTTGCAGAAACTCCAGGTGACGGCCTCGGCATAGCCCTTGGCGGCCATGGCCCGGCGGCCGGCGCGCAGGCGGGCCTGGCGCACGGTCAGCACGCCGCCGGCCGGCTTGGCCATCTCGGGCAGGGGCAGGGCGGGCAGGGCGTCATAGCCCTCGATCCGCGCCACCTCCTCGACCAGGTCGGCCTTGCCCTCCACGTCGCGCCGCCAGGACGGCGGGAAGACCAGGTCGGCCTCCTGGTGGAAGCCGAGATCGCGCAGGATGTCGTCGATACGCTGGGGTTGAAGCTCAAGGCCCGAAAGTTGCTTTACGTAGGCGCGGTCGAAGGCGATCGGCGCCGGCGGAGGCAGGGCTTCGCCGGCCACGACGATCTCCGAGGCCTCGCCGCCGCAGAGCTCAAGAATCAGCCGGGTGGCCAGCTCGATGCCGGGAACCAGGCTCTCGGGGTCCACGCCGCGGGCGAAGCGGTACTGGGCGTCGGAATTGATCCCGGTCGTACGCCCGGTCTGGGCGGTGCGGATCGGGTCGAACCAGGCGGCCTCGAGGAAGACCTCGGTGGTGGCCTCCGAGCAGCCGGTGGAGGTCCCGCCCATGATCCCGCCCAGGCCGATCGGACGCTTGCCGTCGGCGTCGGCGATGACGCTCATCTCAGGCGTGATGTCGTAGGTCTTGCCGTCGAGCGCGATCAGTTGCTCGTCGCTATGGGCGGTCGGTGTCGGATGGTCGGCGGAGACTTCGCCACCGGTCCCCCGCCGGCCGAGCCGCGCCTCGATCACGTCGCCGACCATCAGGGCGCGGTCATAGACGTGCAGCGGCCGGGCGCGGTCGTAGGTGATCAGGTTGGTGACGTCGACCAGGGCGTTGATCGGCCGCAGGCCGATGGAAATCAGCCGCTGCTGCAGCCAGGCCGGCGACGGCCCGTTCCTGACGCCGCGGATCAGCCGGCCGGCGAACTGCGGGCAGGCGTCCGAGCCGTCCAGGCGGATGGCGACGGGGCAGGGGAACTTGCCGGGGACCGGCTCGACGCCGACGTCCTTCAGCACGCCCAGGCCCGCGGCGGCCAGGTCGCGGGCGATGCCCACCACGCCCAGCCAGTCCGGCCGATTGGGGGTGACCTCGAAATCGATGACCGCTTCCAGCCCCAGCGCCTGCGCGGCCGGGGTGCCGACGGCCAGGTCGTCCGAAAGCTCCATGATCCCGTCGGACTCGCTGGCGGTCTCCAGCTCCGCGGCCGAGCAGAGCATGCCATTGGAAACCACGCCGCGCACGGGACGCGCCTCCAGCGTGATTCCCGAGCCGGGCACATAGGCGCCCAGCGGCGCATAGATGGTGGTCAGGCCGGGCCGGGCGTTCGGGGCCCCGCAGACGATCTCCTTGCGGCCGTCGACGGTGTCGACCTGGCAGACGCGCAGGCGGTCGGCGTTGGGGTGCTGGACCGCCTCGACGACCTTGGCCACCGAGAAGGCGGCGAGCTTGGCCGCGGGATCGTTCACGTGCTCGACCTCGAGGCCGGCCATGGTCATGGCCTCGACCACCTCGGCGGCCGTCGCGTTGGTCTCGAGGTGCTGCTTGAGCCAGGAGAGGGTGAATTTCATGGTCAGTCCACGATGAACAGCTGGGCGCCGGCGGCGGAAGAGGAGCGGTGCGCCGGGTCGCCGAAATCCGAGACCCGATAGCTCATGCCGGCGGTGAGTTTGAAACGGCGGCCGTCCTTGAGTTCGGTGTCGAGTTCGCCGTCGATGACGAAGAGGATGTGCCCACGGTCGCACCAGTGGTCGGCCAGATAGCCGGGGCTGTAGTCCACGCGGCGAATCCGGACATCGCCCATGGTCAGGGTCCGCCAGGTGGCGTGACCGGTCTCGCCGGGGTGCTGGACGGGTTCGATCGCCGACCAGTCGGTGGTGGCGAAGGCGCTGGTCGGCAGCTGCATCAGCTCAGCCCCGTGGCCGGGTTCGGCGCCGCATAGGGACTGAAGCCGTAGTGCTCCAGCCAGCGGACGTCGCTGGCGAACATGTCGCGCAGGTCGGGCATGCCGTATTTCAGCACCCCCAGCCGGTCGACGCCGCAGCCGAAGGCGAAACCCTGCCAGACGTCGGGATCGAGACCGACATTGCGCAGCACGTTGGGATGAACCATTCCGCAGCCGAGGATCTCCAGCCAGTCGGAGCCCTGGCCGATCTTCACCTCACCGCCGGAGCGGTCGCACTGGACGTCCATCTCGGCGCTGGGCTCGGTGAACGGGAAGTGGTGCGGACGGAAGCGGGTGACCACGTCCGGGGTCTCGAAGAACCGGCCGAGGAAGGTCTCGAGCGTCCACTTCAGGTGGCCCATGTGGATGGCGCGGTCGATGACCAGACCCTCGATCTGGTGGAACATCGGGGTGTGGGTCTGGTCCGAGTCCTTGCGGAAGGTCCGGCCAGGCACGATGACGCGGATCGGCGGCTCCTGGCCGTTGGCCACCCAGGAGGGGAGCTGCTCGTTGACCCGGTGCATGACGCGCACCTGGACGGGGCTGGTATGGGTGCGCAGCACCTTGCGCTCGCCGTTCGCGTCCTCGGGCAGGAAGAACGTGTCGTGCATCTCCCGCGCCGGGTGCTTGGGCGGGAAGTTGAGCGCCGTGAAGTTGTTGAAGTCGGTCTCGATGTCCGGCCCCTCGGCCACCGAGAAGCCCATCTCGGCGAAGACGGCGATCATCTCGTCCATCACCTGCATGGTGGGGTGGACGCTGCCCTTGCGCCGCGGCGGGGCGGGCAGGGTGAGGTCGACCCGCTCAGCGGCGAGCTTGGCGTCCAGCTCGGCGGCCTCCAGGCCGGCCTTGCGCGCGGCGATGGCGGACTGCACGCGGTCGCGCAGGCCGTTGATCAACGGCCCGCGTTCGCGGCGCTCGTCGGGGCTCATCGAGCCCAGGGACTTGAGCAGCTCGGAGATCGAGCCGGACTTTCCGAGGGCGGCGACGCGGATGGTTTCGAGGGCCTGGAGGTCGGACGCGCCGGCGACGGCGGCCGAGAGCTCGGCTTCCAATTGGGTGAGATCGGTCATGACACGGCTGCTTTAGAGGGAGCGTCGAGTTGCGGGAAGAGGGCAGCAAAAAGCCCTCCGGCGGATCACGCCGAAGGGCTCTTGAATGCTTGCGGAGCCGAAGCTCCCAAACGACCTCAAGCCAGCGCGGCGTGAACCTTGTCGGCGATGGCCTTGAAGCCGATCGGGTCGTTGCCCGCGATATCCGCGAGGACCTTGCGGTCGATTTCGATCCCGGCCAGATCCAGGCCGTGGATAAATCGGGCGTAGGTCAGGCCCTCGATGCGGGCCGCGGCGTTGATCCGCTGGATCCACAGGGAGCGGAAGTTGCGCTTGCGGACCTTGCGGTCGCGGTAGGCGTACTGGCCGGCCTTGTCCACCGCGGCCTTGGCCGTGCGGATGGTGTTCTTGCGGCGGCCGTAGAAGCCCTTGGCCTGCTCAAGGACCTTCTTGTGTTTGGCGTGGGCGGTGACGCCCCTTTTAACGCGAGCCATCTGTCAGCGCTCCTCTTACAATCCGTAGGGCAGGTAGGATTTGATCGTCTTCGAGTCCGAAGCGCTCATCACCTTGGTGCCGCGATTTTGACGGATGTACTTGGCGCTGTGGCTGATCAGCCGGTGGCGCTTGCCCGCGACGCCGGCCTTGATCTTGCCGGTCGCGGTCAGTTTGAAGCGCTTCTTCGCGCCTGACTTGGTCTTCAGTTTGGGCATTTCACTTGCGGTACCCTAAGGGCCCGTCCTCTGGCGTATTGATGAGCCGCCCTGGCATGCCTTTTGGCCAGACGACTCCGAAGAGCGGGGCAAATACGCGAAAGGGTGAGGGAAGGCAAGGGTTTGGTGTCCTTGCGTTCGCCGCCGGACGGCATGGGTTATAGAGGCCTGGCACGCGGGAGCGACCTTTCGATGAGTTCCGATCGTTCGAAAAGCCTGCTGGGCGCCTTCAGGGCGCGACCACGCCTGATGGGGGCCTTCCTCTTCGGCCTCGTGGTGGGTCTCGCTTGCGGCGCGGCGCCCGCCGGCCCGGACCCGGTCACCGCCGGGGTCATCGGCTGGACGGCCACCTGCCTCAGCTTCATCGCGGCCAGCCTGCACATGATGTGGGGCGCGCCCCCAGCCCGGATTCGCGCTGTGGCGGCCACCCAGGATCAGGGCCAGGCGGTGATCCTGGGGTTAGTGATCCTCGCCACCGCCGCCAGCATCGGGGTGATCGCCGCCGAACTCTCGGCCGCCAGCGCCGAGTCGGGGCTGATGAAGGGGCTGCGGGTGGCCCTGGTGTTCGCCACCGTGGCGGCGTCCTGGTTCCTGGTGCAGATCGTCTTCGCCCTGCACTACGCCCACGAGTTCTACGCCCCGGACGACAGGGCCGGGGCGGACGCCGGCGGCTTGCTGTTCCCGGGCGGCGAGGCCCCCGACTACTGGGATTTCCTGCATTTCTCGCTGGTGATCGGCGTGGCGTGCCAGACGGCGGACATCGCTTTCACCTCGAAGGCCCTGCGACGGGTCGGCGGCCTGCATGGCCTTGTGGCCTTCGTCTTCAACACGGTGGTGGTGGCCCTGACCATCAACCTGCTGGCCGGGCTCTTCGCCCGCTAGGGACGTGGGACCCGCCTCAGCACCTGGAAGGCCAGGACCAGGGCCGGCAGGATCAGGATGCAGCCGAGCGCGAAGGGCGCGCCGGGCGAGACCAGCGAGAACAGCTGCCCCGCATAGATCGGCCCGCCGATCCGGGCGAGCGCGTTGTTGGACATGTTGAGGCCCAGCATCTCGCCCTGCCGGTCGGGCGGGGTGGCGATGGAAATCAGGCCCACAAGGTTCGGAAAGCAGATCGACTGGCCGAAACCGACGATAGCCAGGCCCAGCACCGCCATCGGCCAGGCGAAGGACGCGAACTGCACGAACATGCCGATGAACATCAGGGTCAGGCCCGCGATCAGCACCCGGGCCTCGCCGAACCGCCGGACCAGGATCGAGGTGCCCATCCCCTGGGCGAAGGCGCCGATCACCCCGATCACCATGAAGGCCAGGCCGATCTCGCGCGGCCCCCAGCCGAAGCGAGCCTCGGTCCACAGGCCGTAGGTCGCCTCGATGCCCGCGAAGCCCGAGACGATGACGAACGAGATGATCATCACCCGCGAGATGATCGGATGGCCGAAGGCCTCGCGCAGGGCCGGCGGGCGGCCGTGGGGGCGGGCCTCGCCCGTGGGCGGCCGGGTCTCCTTCACGAACAGGAAGACGCCCAGCGCCGAGGCCAGGCCGAAACCCGCCGCGGCGAACAGTGGGATATGGAAGCCGATGGGCCCGAGTTCCGGCTGGGCCAGCAGGCCGCCCAGGGCCGGGCCGGTCATGAAGCCCAGCGAAAATGCCGAGCCCATCACCCCCATGCGGCCGGCGCGTTGGGCGGGCGGGGTGATGTCGGCCATGCAGCCCTGCAGGGTCGAGATGTTGCCCGAGAACACCCCGCTGGCGAACCGGGCGAGGAAGGCCAGCCAGATGGTCGGGGCGAAGGCCAGGGCCACGTAGCAGAGCGCCGCGGTGGCGATGGTGACGATCAGCACCGGCCGACGCCCGATGCGGTCCGACAGCCGTCCCCAGAAGGGCTCGCCCAGGAACTGGCCAAAGGAGAAGGCCGAGAACAGCAGAGCGACCTGCCACGGCGGCGCGTCCAGGGCCTTGCCGAAGAAGGGCAGCAGCGGGATCACCAGGCCGAAGCCCGCGATGTTGAGGAAGGTCACCGACAGCAGGATGAACAGGGCGCGGCGATCCTGCGGCGGCGCCGCCGGGCCCTGGCTCATTCCTGCCGCTCCGTGCGGGCCGCGGCGACCCGCCGGCTGGCCGCCAGGGCCAGGAAGATGGCCGGCGCGACCACCAGGGCGCCCATGATGAACGGGCCGTCGATCGCCATCGGGAAGATAAGTCCCGCGCAGAAGGGGCCGACCACCCGGGCCAGGGCGCCGGTGGCGTTGTTGAGTCCCAGGATCTGTCCCTGGCGGTGCGGGTCGGCGGTTTGAGAGATCATCGAGCCGACATTGGGCCAGGCGACGGACTGTCCGACGGCGGTGAGGCACATGAGGGCGATCGTGACGCCGCCGCCGGGCGACATGGTCTGGCCGGCGGCCGAGAGCACGGTGATCCCCATGCCAAGAGCCAGCATCCGGCCCTCCCCGAACCGCTCGGAAAGCCGCCCGGTGACGAACATCTGGGTCACGGCGGCGGAGACGCCGACGAAGGCGAAGCAGACCCCGATCTCGCGCGGCCCCCACTCGAACTTCGCCTGGGCCCAGAGGCCGAAGGTGCTCTCGATGCCGGTGAAGGCGAAGCCCACCAGGAAGGTCAACAGCATCAGCCGACCGATGATCGGGTGGCGGATCACATCGCCGATGGCCGACCAGCGGCTTGGCCGGTGGGTGATGGTCTGCTCGCGGGTCTTGCTCTCGCGGATGAACACCATGATGCCGATGACGCAGAGCGCCGCCAGGCCCGAGGCCATGAACAGCGGCAGTCGGAAGCCGACGGGACCCGCGTCCGGGTGGGCGAATATCCCGCCCACCATCGGACCGAAGATCAGCCCCACGTTCCAGGCCGCGCCCTGGTAGGACAGCAGCCGCGTCCGTTTCTCCGGCGGGGTGACGTCGGCGATATAGCCCTGGATCACCGCCCCGTTGCCGGCCGCCAGCCCGCCCAGCAGCCGGATGGCGAAGGCCGCCCAGATATTGGGTGCGAAGGCGAGCGCCAGGTAGCAGAGGCAGTTGCCGGTGATGGTCGAGATCAGGAGCGGCTTGC
This genomic stretch from Phenylobacterium sp. LH3H17 harbors:
- the pheT gene encoding phenylalanine--tRNA ligase subunit beta, with translation MKFTLSWLKQHLETNATAAEVVEAMTMAGLEVEHVNDPAAKLAAFSVAKVVEAVQHPNADRLRVCQVDTVDGRKEIVCGAPNARPGLTTIYAPLGAYVPGSGITLEARPVRGVVSNGMLCSAAELETASESDGIMELSDDLAVGTPAAQALGLEAVIDFEVTPNRPDWLGVVGIARDLAAAGLGVLKDVGVEPVPGKFPCPVAIRLDGSDACPQFAGRLIRGVRNGPSPAWLQQRLISIGLRPINALVDVTNLITYDRARPLHVYDRALMVGDVIEARLGRRGTGGEVSADHPTPTAHSDEQLIALDGKTYDITPEMSVIADADGKRPIGLGGIMGGTSTGCSEATTEVFLEAAWFDPIRTAQTGRTTGINSDAQYRFARGVDPESLVPGIELATRLILELCGGEASEIVVAGEALPPPAPIAFDRAYVKQLSGLELQPQRIDDILRDLGFHQEADLVFPPSWRRDVEGKADLVEEVARIEGYDALPALPLPEMAKPAGGVLTVRQARLRAGRRAMAAKGYAEAVTWSFCKRETARLFGGGADALVLTNPIAADLDCMRPSILPNLIEAAGRNARRGFADVALFEIGPFYMGDQPADQVTSIAAVVAPHPPRRWDGVAADPLFELKADLLSLLDDLGAPVASLQVVQGGLSDWWHPGRSAALRLGKSTLVEFGELHPRIIKALDAEGPMYGFELVVDSIPEPKKKAAKSKPALELSPLMPLSRDFAFVVDADRAAGDLVRAVAGVDKALISGARVFDVYQGPGVPEGSKSVAVEVTLQPREKTLTDAEIETLSAKVVAAAEKAVGARLRG
- a CDS encoding DHCW motif cupin fold protein — encoded protein: MQLPTSAFATTDWSAIEPVQHPGETGHATWRTLTMGDVRIRRVDYSPGYLADHWCDRGHILFVIDGELDTELKDGRRFKLTAGMSYRVSDFGDPAHRSSSAAGAQLFIVD
- the pheS gene encoding phenylalanine--tRNA ligase subunit alpha, translating into MTDLTQLEAELSAAVAGASDLQALETIRVAALGKSGSISELLKSLGSMSPDERRERGPLINGLRDRVQSAIAARKAGLEAAELDAKLAAERVDLTLPAPPRRKGSVHPTMQVMDEMIAVFAEMGFSVAEGPDIETDFNNFTALNFPPKHPAREMHDTFFLPEDANGERKVLRTHTSPVQVRVMHRVNEQLPSWVANGQEPPIRVIVPGRTFRKDSDQTHTPMFHQIEGLVIDRAIHMGHLKWTLETFLGRFFETPDVVTRFRPHHFPFTEPSAEMDVQCDRSGGEVKIGQGSDWLEILGCGMVHPNVLRNVGLDPDVWQGFAFGCGVDRLGVLKYGMPDLRDMFASDVRWLEHYGFSPYAAPNPATGLS
- the rplT gene encoding 50S ribosomal protein L20 yields the protein MARVKRGVTAHAKHKKVLEQAKGFYGRRKNTIRTAKAAVDKAGQYAYRDRKVRKRNFRSLWIQRINAAARIEGLTYARFIHGLDLAGIEIDRKVLADIAGNDPIGFKAIADKVHAALA
- the rpmI gene encoding 50S ribosomal protein L35; its protein translation is MPKLKTKSGAKKRFKLTATGKIKAGVAGKRHRLISHSAKYIRQNRGTKVMSASDSKTIKSYLPYGL
- a CDS encoding DUF1345 domain-containing protein, translated to MSSDRSKSLLGAFRARPRLMGAFLFGLVVGLACGAAPAGPDPVTAGVIGWTATCLSFIAASLHMMWGAPPARIRAVAATQDQGQAVILGLVILATAASIGVIAAELSAASAESGLMKGLRVALVFATVAASWFLVQIVFALHYAHEFYAPDDRAGADAGGLLFPGGEAPDYWDFLHFSLVIGVACQTADIAFTSKALRRVGGLHGLVAFVFNTVVVALTINLLAGLFAR
- a CDS encoding MFS transporter codes for the protein MSQGPAAPPQDRRALFILLSVTFLNIAGFGLVIPLLPFFGKALDAPPWQVALLFSAFSFGQFLGEPFWGRLSDRIGRRPVLIVTIATAALCYVALAFAPTIWLAFLARFASGVFSGNISTLQGCMADITPPAQRAGRMGVMGSAFSLGFMTGPALGGLLAQPELGPIGFHIPLFAAAGFGLASALGVFLFVKETRPPTGEARPHGRPPALREAFGHPIISRVMIISFVIVSGFAGIEATYGLWTEARFGWGPREIGLAFMVIGVIGAFAQGMGTSILVRRFGEARVLIAGLTLMFIGMFVQFASFAWPMAVLGLAIVGFGQSICFPNLVGLISIATPPDRQGEMLGLNMSNNALARIGGPIYAGQLFSLVSPGAPFALGCILILPALVLAFQVLRRVPRP
- a CDS encoding MFS transporter, encoding MSDTAPQGASPPSSMAAPSLIAVIFINMLGFGIIVPLLPFYAKSFEAPPWQIALIFSAYSVGAFFGEPFWGRLSDKYGRKPLLISTITGNCLCYLALAFAPNIWAAFAIRLLGGLAAGNGAVIQGYIADVTPPEKRTRLLSYQGAAWNVGLIFGPMVGGIFAHPDAGPVGFRLPLFMASGLAALCVIGIMVFIRESKTREQTITHRPSRWSAIGDVIRHPIIGRLMLLTFLVGFAFTGIESTFGLWAQAKFEWGPREIGVCFAFVGVSAAVTQMFVTGRLSERFGEGRMLALGMGITVLSAAGQTMSPGGGVTIALMCLTAVGQSVAWPNVGSMISQTADPHRQGQILGLNNATGALARVVGPFCAGLIFPMAIDGPFIMGALVVAPAIFLALAASRRVAAARTERQE